The genomic interval AGCGACCCATTATCTCACTCCCATGTGGATGATTGTAAATATTATGTTTACTTTCTTTATTCTTGGAAAGAAATGGGGAATTTCGATTTTGATTGCTCATTTCATGGTGTTGTTTTACTATCTGATTAACATTCATGAACGTAATATTGTTGCGGTTGAGTCGTTTTCTGGAAATGATGTAACTACTTTTATTCTGGAATATTCTATCGTTGGATTCGCAATTGCTTACATTTTAAATTTGTATGTTCGGACAACTTCATTTTCAAGAATTAATCTCGAAGAGAATAATCAGATACTTACTGATCAAAATAAGGTAATTTCAAAACAAAATTCGGAGATGGAGGTAATGCTTCGTGAAATTCATCACCGTGTAAAGAATAATCTCCAGATAATTACTAGTTTGCTGCGGCTTCAAGCGAATAATATGACGGAAAAGGATAGTGGTTCTTACCAAGAAGCGATCGATCGAATAAATGCAATGGCAATTATTCATGAGAAAATGTATCAATCTGGATCGTTGTCGAAATTTGATTTGGAAAAATATTTTAAATCTCTAATTAACAGTTTGCTGACGAACTATTCTGTTGATAAACATCCTCAATTTTCTATTGAAGTAGAATTGGAAGATATGAAATCTAAGAGCATTGTTCCGCTTGCGCTATTGATGAATGAATTACTCTTGAATTCCCTCAAACATGCCTTTCGAAATCAAGATTATCCAAAGATTTCAATTGTATTAAGTCGAATTGAAGATGAAAAATCCAATCAATTTTTACTAGAATATAATGATAACGGAAAGTGGATTGAGGGGTCAACTTCGGCTTTTGGTACGGAGATTATTCAAGCTATGACAGAACAAATGGAAGGTGAATTAGAACTGACAAAGACAGATTTAGGAACGTTTTATGTGTTTCATTTGGCGAATTTGAGCTAAATTCACTGTATGGATGAACATCAATTAGTTTCGTTAGCAAAAGCTAAAATGCCATTTGGAAAATACAAAGACCGATTTTTGATTCATTTACCTGAAAACTACTTAGTTTGGTTCAAGCAAAATGGATTTCCAGCTGGAAAATTAGGGCAACAACTCGAATTGATGTATGAAATCAAATTGAATGGCCTGGAACATTTGATTTATCCTTTAATGCCTAAATGATTTCAAATAGATGTTGCAATTAATATATTTTATTTCGCGCTTTGGTGGGGCGGTAAGAATGTCGCCTGAAGAACGATTTTGGTGTGGAGTTATTGTTGCTGTAATTTTTGGCGGGGCATTTATTTACCTGGTTTACAGGCATATTTCAACAAGAGATCGCAGGTCTTGGGATAAAGGAATGATTCCAAAAAACTTTAAACCAACTCAAAAAAACATCTTAGAACTATTCATTGCAGCTTCTGGTGCAATTGTTAGAAGAGATATGGATAGTCATTACCTCAAGTTTTCATTTATAGACAAGTATTTAAAAGCAAATTTCGAAGATATTTATTATAATGCTGCTGCGTCTTATAATTATTCA from Fluviicola taffensis DSM 16823 carries:
- a CDS encoding sensor histidine kinase gives rise to the protein MDKLNTNWLEFHEKSKFRLVLHLLYFFAGLMSIVTIVNFSNEHFSAMPNFIAVGMCILGLFVLYITKNYRLVGAVCSILTLGIVSGSFLFLKATHYLTPMWMIVNIMFTFFILGKKWGISILIAHFMVLFYYLINIHERNIVAVESFSGNDVTTFILEYSIVGFAIAYILNLYVRTTSFSRINLEENNQILTDQNKVISKQNSEMEVMLREIHHRVKNNLQIITSLLRLQANNMTEKDSGSYQEAIDRINAMAIIHEKMYQSGSLSKFDLEKYFKSLINSLLTNYSVDKHPQFSIEVELEDMKSKSIVPLALLMNELLLNSLKHAFRNQDYPKISIVLSRIEDEKSNQFLLEYNDNGKWIEGSTSAFGTEIIQAMTEQMEGELELTKTDLGTFYVFHLANLS
- a CDS encoding DUF3820 family protein gives rise to the protein MDEHQLVSLAKAKMPFGKYKDRFLIHLPENYLVWFKQNGFPAGKLGQQLELMYEIKLNGLEHLIYPLMPK